From Salvia splendens isolate huo1 chromosome 3, SspV2, whole genome shotgun sequence, a single genomic window includes:
- the LOC121795035 gene encoding glutamate receptor 2.7-like, with product MAIFGPQTSIQADFVIDIGDKVKVPIISPATSPSLSPRESPYFIRSSWCSASQGKAIAAIVKNFDWREVVLVYEDTTYGIGLLPFLSEDLLQSNALVSNMTSISPSAENDHILERLFELKKMQTRVFVVHMLPPVASRFFKMAWRAGMMEEGYAWITADALTSLLDSLDPETIEAMQGVKAYSPRSSEVQNFTGRWRKRLRQENPELERLELNAFGLWAYDSIEALAESVERVGVDASPRFKNTARGTDLEAIGTSNSGPKLAPLLRNFTSQGLSGDFMIKNGELQASVFEIMNVVGTGANTVGFWRKNQGISKRLKKGGDGDDPKQRLGAVVWPGQTSEAPRGWEVAAANARTLKIGIPIKCRASHLVNVSRDEETDIVNATGFCIDVFEEAMRSLPYPIKFEYIPFQNADQNSPYYNYESLLQQLSLKNFDAVVADITMTAKRSKQVDFTIPYIESGISTVVPIQESKESAWDFMEPLTAVLWFTIGAFFLFTGFVVWVLEHRLNQEFRGPLHQQVGMIFWFAFSTLTFSQKEKVKSNLSRFVVIIWLFAVLVLTASYTANLTSLRTVKQLDATDFRDITMKGECVGFKESSIVRGVLDSTIPDTSKFKVLTSFEEYHQALSLGSRKGGVAAVVDNLPSIKLFLYNYCHKYTMSGSIHKNSGFGFAFQKGSPLTLDVSRAILEMQENGKMDRISRKWFGEGGCGLSNATAADSKRLTVNNFKGLFLITGLSSFSALAIFLFFFFYKNRLVWSSDASLKHKLVQLAQIFDRERDDE from the exons ATGGCGATTTTCGGGCCACAAACATCCATTCAAGCAGATTTTGTGATAGACATTGGTGACAAAGTGAAAGTCCCAATAATCTCACCAGCAACGAGTCCATCTCTTTCGCCTCGAGAATCTCCCTATTTCATCAGATCATCATGGTGTTCTGCTTCTCAAGGCAAAGCAATTGCAGCAATTGTCAAGAATTTTGATTGGAGGGAAGTTGTCTTAGTCTACGAAGACACAACTTATGGGATTGGATTATTGCCATTTCTAAGTGAGGATTTGTTACAAAGCAATGCTCTTGTCTCAAACATGACATCAATCTCCCCTTCTGCTGAGAATGACCACATTCTTGAAAGACTGTTCGAGCTGAAGAAGATGCAAACAAGGGTGTTTGTCGTCCACATGCTCCCACCTGTCGCGTCGCGTTTCTTCAAGATGGCGTGGAGAGCCGGGATGATGGAGGAGGGGTATGCTTGGATCACTGCAGACGCCCTCACTAGTTTGCTGGACTCTTTGGATCCGGAGACTATTGAGGCCATGCAAGGCGTGAAGGCCTATTCCCCGCGGTCCAGTGAAGTTCAGAACTTCACTGGGCGATGGAGGAAGAGGCTTCGCCAGGAGAATCCGGAGCTTGAAAGATTAGAACTGAACGCTTTTGGTTTGTGGGCTTATGACAGCATAGAGGCTCTAGCAGAATCCGTGGAGCGCGTAGGCGTGGATGCATCTCCAAGATTCAAGAACACGGCTCGTGGAACTGATTTGGAAGCAATAGGAACCTCAAATAGTGGTCCAAAACTTGCTCCTTTGCTCAGAAACTTCACCTCACAAGGGTTGAGTGGGGATTTCATGATCAAGAATGGTGAATTGCAGGCTTCTGTGTTTGAGATCATGAATGTAGTAGGCACGGGAGCAAACACTGTGGGATTTTGGAGGAAAAACCAAGGGATTTCCAAGAGACTGAAGAAGGGAGGTGATGGTGATGATCCGAAGCAGAGGCTTGGAGCTGTGGTGTGGCCGGGGCAGACGAGCGAGGCGCCACGAGGGTGGGAAGTGGCGGCTGCGAATGCGAGGACGCTGAAGATCGGAATCCCCATCAAGTGCAGAGCTAGCCACCTTGTGAATGTTTCAAGAGATGAAGAAACAGACATAGTTAATGCAACTGGCTTCTGTATTGATGTGTTTGAAGAGGCCATGAGATCACTGCCTTATCCAATCAAATTTGAATACATCCCTTTCCAAAATGCTGATCAAAACAGTCCTTATTATAACTATGAAAGCCTCCTTCAGCAACTATCCCTCAAG AACTTTGATGCAGTGGTAGCAGATATAACCATGACAGCAAAGAGATCAAAACAAGTAGACTTCACCATTCCCTACATAGAATCTGGGATTTCTACAGTTGTGCCAATACAGGAAAGCAAGGAGAGTGCTTGGGATTTCATGGAGCCTCTCACGGCCGTTCTATGGTTCACCATTGGAGCCTTCTTCCTCTTCACTGGCTTCGTCGTGTGGGTCCTCGAGCATCGCCTCAACCAAGAGTTCCGAGGCCCGCTTCACCAGCAAGTAGGAATGATCTTCTGGTTCGCCTTCTCAACACTAACATTTTCACAGA AGGAGAAAGTGAAGAGCAACCTGTCGAGATTCGTGGTGATCATATGGCTATTTGCTGTGCTCGTGCTAACAGCAAGCTACACTGCAAACTTGACATCTCTGCGCACGGTGAAGCAGCTCGATGCCACGGACTTTCGCGATATAACAATGAAAGGTGAATGTGTTGGGTTCAAAGAAAGCTCAATTGTGAGGGGAGTTTTGGATAGTACAATACCAGACACCTCCAAGTTCAAAGTCCTGACCTCCTTTGAAGAGTACCACCAAGCACTTTCATTAGGTAGCAGAAAAGGTGGAGTTGCTGCAGTTGTTGACAACTTGCCTTCCATTAAGCTCTTCCTCTACAACTATTGCCACAAATACACCATGAGTGGTTCAATCCATAAAAATTCCGGTTTCGGATTT GCGTTTCAAAAGGGCTCGCCACTAACCTTGGATGTTTCAAGAGCAATCTTGGAGATGCAAGAGAATGGTAAAATGGACAGGATTTCGAGAAAATGGTTTGGCGAAGGAGGCTGCGGCTTGAGCAATGCGACGGCCGCTGACTCGAAAAGACTAACTGTAAACAACTTCAAGGGGTTGTTCTTGATCACTGGACTGTCTTCATTCTCAGCTCTAGCCATattcttgttcttttttttctaCAAGAATCGACTCGTTTGGAGCTCGGATGCCTCTCTCAAGCACAAACTAGTGCAACTTGCTCAGATTTTTGATAGGGAGAGAGATGATGAGTAA
- the LOC121795707 gene encoding putative late blight resistance protein homolog R1A-3 has translation MAAYAALASLMHIIDTLKKHPSPPISIDQKQVESLTQNVALMQEFLDGYMSPVVADGHEADPLERRIADAVYAAEDLIESKIVAQTHPPRTLYIVLQIRRMRMSLINLFRAAYTYATTTATATAAAIAIAIANAVTYAITAGIVFTVTATSAIATIICTFAFAILSLNPIAIVLAIVLAILIAASSIAICIAIAAAVAVMAIVTAITAVAATVTAAAASIAVAIAFAFAIAIAIAKVVEIAIATITATPRVIETAIIATATKTSRVIGNAIIATTTATATAQEFLYGYISPVSDSHEGADPSERLTADVAAEDDIESQIVVQPTIIEDRDFHQNLQKVIEEMNQIVEMMAVEGQLQQKPVAALPSSSTVKENIMVPVDTTLSLASSSALPLTSSSTVKKNGMVGFDQVFTQVLNKLTEDKHTRQIIPITGMGGIGKTTLAKNLFEHAFVKGHFEVRALTIISQTYSVSEILREVYIQASQDSDNLTGLGDNELGDRLYKFLYDKRYLIILDDMWSIDVWNKIKVFFLDNKNGSRIIITTRLSNLCTQLNESYKVVMKFLDEPSSWKLFLNTVFGEENCPVEFENIGKIIVANCKGLPLSIVTIGGLLANSERKIEYWEDIERNLNSIVFTNNDELCLKTLRMSYIYLPNYLKPCFLYMGMFWEDRSIRVSVLKRVWVSEGFLKPRSGKCLEIIAQENFKELVDRNLILIDKLGSTGNVKFCKIHDLLRDLCLKEVEKERFYHVVGDDPPAINSERRVVFSKRRSGVSIGKVLGSLSHARSLIEWNGDGQFWLPHNLRLLRTLHTSCVSAFLDNVFELVNARHLVVRVNNNSKFPSSISLPWNLHTLIIRCWGTLTAPIEIWELHQLRHLEFAHREMLLPDPPSGGKDVVIMENLHTLKGVVNLFLNEEVVRRIPNVKKLHVSYEGKQMEEKNSLKYLQCLDKLENFRCTTRCYEYLQRIRFPNSLKKLSVITSDGLVLEDIMPKIGSLPLLEKFSLFGGHFRTGMLITTESQFPSLKFLELEECKSLKHWIISDNSSFPLLQKLSLVKLDKLKVIPSEVGEIATLKLIDVEYCTESLVKSAKKIVEDQKEELGGDQLDFHVRAIVQKEHKALKNLKSANFEVEVGYLFGEMPDAPELMPYNLQNVYVPRNHWT, from the exons ATGGCAGCTTATGCAGCCCTTGCTTCACTCATGCATATCATAGATACCCTCAAGAAACATCCTTCACCTCCCATATCAATCGATCAAAAACAAGTTGaatctctcactcaaaatgtTGCGCTCATGCAAGAGTTTCTTGATGGTTATATGTCCCCTGTTGTTGCTGATGGCCATGAAGCTGATCCACTGGAGCGTCGTATTGCCGATGCAGTTTATGCAGCTGAAGACCTTATTGAATCCAAAATCGTGGCTCAAACTCATCCACCACGCACACTATACATTGTGCTTCAAATACGTAGGATGAGGATGAGTTTAATTAACTTATTTCGAGCTGCATATACATATGCAACCACAACCGCAACCGCAACCGCAGCCGCAATCGCCATTGCAATCGCAAACGCAGTCACCTACGCAATTACAGCCGGAATTGTCTTCACAGTCACAGCCACATCCGCGATTGCAACAATCATATGCACATTCGCCTTTGCAATTCTAAGCTTAAACCCAATCGCAATAGTACTCGCAATAGTACTCGCAATCTTAATCGCCGCATCCTCAATCGCAATCTGCATTGCAATCGCAGCCGCAGTAGCAGTCATGGCCATCGTAACCGCAATCACAGCCGTAGCCGCAACAGTAACTGCTGCTGCAGCCTCAATTGCAGTCGCAATTGCGTTCGCTTTCGCCATTGCTATCGCCATCGCAAAGGTAGTTGAAATCGCAATTGCAACCATAACCGCAACCCCAAGGGTGATCGAAACCGCGATCATTGCGACTGCTACCAAAACTTCAAGGGTGATCGGAAACGCGATCATTGCCACCACAACTGCAACCGCAACCGCTCAG GAATTTCTTTATGGTTATATTTCCCCTGTTTCCGATAGCCATGAAGGTGCTGATCCATCGGAGCGTCTCACTGCTGATGTAGCAGCTGAGGATGATATTGAATCCCAAATTGTGGTCCAACCAACGATCATTGAGGATCGTGACTTCCATCAAAATCTGCAGAAAGTGATAGAAGAAATGAATCAGATCGTAGAGATGATGGCAGTCGAAGGTCAGCTGCAGCAAAAGCCCGTTGCTGccttgccttcttcttccactgtGAAGGAAAACATTATGGTTCCCGTTGATACCACCTTGTCCTTGGCGTCTTCTTCCGCCTTGCCCTTGACGTCTTCTTCCACTGTGAAGAAAAATGGGATGGTGGGTTTCGACCAAGTGTTTACTCAAGTCTTGAATAAGCTCACTGAAGATAAGCATACCCGCCAAATCATTCCCATCACGGGGATGGGCGGAATTGGTAAGACCACACTTGCCAAAAATCTATTTGAACATGCATTTGTTAAGGGGCATTTTGAAGTTCGTGCTTTGACCATAATTTCTCAAACTTATAGTGTTAGTGAAATACTTAGAGAAGTTTATATTCAAGCAAGTCAAGATTCGGATAATTTGACTGGTTTGGGTGATAATGAATTGGGAGATAGATTATACAAGTTTTTATATGATAAGAGGTATCTTATAATATTGGATGATATGTGGAGCATAGATGTGTGGAACAAGATCAAAGTTTTTTTCCTTGATAACAAGAATGGGAGTCGAATAATCATAACAACTAGGTTGTCAAACTTGTGTACTCAGTTGAATGAGTCTTACAAAGTTGTTATGAAATTTCTGGATGAGCCTAGTAGTTGGAAATTGTTTCTTAATACTGTGTTTGGAGAAGAAAATTGTCCTGTTGAATTTGAGAATATCGGTAAAATTATTGTAGCAAATTGTAAAGGACTTCCTTTATCAATTGTTACGATAGGAGGTCTTTTGGCAAATTCAGAGCGCAAGATAGAATATTGGGAGGATATAGAGCGAAATTTAAACTCAATTGTTTTTACTAATAATGATGAACTTTGCTTGAAAACATTGAGGATGAGCTATATTTATCTGCCCAACTATTTGAAGCCATGTTTTTTGTACATGGGTATGTTTTGGGAAGATCGTAGTATCCGTGTGTCAGTGCTCAAAAGAGTATGGGTTTCTGAAGGATTTTTAAAACCAAGGAGTGGGAAATGTTTGGAAATAATTGCGCAAGAGAACTTTAAGGAGTTGGTTGATAGAAATCTCATTTTGATTGATAAGTTGGGGTCTACTGGAAATGTAAAGTTTTGTAAAATTCATGACTTGTTAAGAGATTTGTGTTTGAAAGAAGTTGAAAAGGAGAGATTTTATCATGTCGTAGGAGATGATCCTCCAGCCATAAATAGTGAACGTCGGGTTGTTTTTTCAAAGCGCAGATCAGGGGTGTCAATAGGTAAAGTCTTGGGATCCTTGTCACATGCTCGTTCCTTAATAGAGTGGAATGGGGATGGACAATTTTGGCTGCCTCATAATCTTAGATTGTTGAGGACATTACACACATCTTGTGTATCTGCTTTCCTAGATAATGTGTTTGAATTGGTGAACGCACGGCACCTTGTTGTTAGAGTTAATAACAACTCCAAATTCCCTTCTTCGATTAGTTTGCCTTGGAATCTACACACACTGATTATACGTTGTTGGGGTACTCTTACTGCACCGATTGAAATTTGGGAATTGCATCAACTTCGACATCTTGAGTTTGCGCACCGCGAAATGCTTCTCCCAGATCCTCCTAGTGGCGGCAAAGACGTTGTTATTATGGAGAATCTGCATACACTCAAAGGAGTTGTTAATTTGTTTTTGAATGAAGAGGTGGTTAGAAGAATTCCTAATGTAAAGAAATTGCATGTAAGCTACGAGGGAAAACAAATGGAGGAGAAAAACTCTCTCAAGTATCTTCAGTGTCTGGATAAATTGGAAAACTTTCGTTGCACCACCAGATGTTATGAGTATTTGCAAAGGATTAGGTTCCCAAACTCTCTCAAGAAGTTATCTGTTATTACATCTGATGGTCTTGTGTTAGAAGACATAATGCCAAAAATCGGCTCATTACCCCTTCTTGAGAAGTTTTCATTATTCGGCGGTCACTTCAGGACAGGCATGTTGATAACAACTGAAAGCCAATTCCCAAGCCTCAAGTTTCTAGAATTGGAGGAGTGTAAAAGCTTAAAACATTGGATTATATCAGACAACTCCTCCTTTCCACTTCTCCAGAAGCTTAGTCTCGTCAAGTTAGACAAACTGAAGGTGATCCCATCAGAAGTTGGAGAAATAGCAACGCTCAAATTAATAGATGTGGAATATTGCACTGAATCATTGGTAAAGTCAGCTAAAAAGATAGTAGAGGATCAAAAGGAGGAGTTAGGTGGAGACCAACTGGACTTTCATGTTCGAGCTATAGTTCAGAAGGAACACAAAGCACTGAAAAACTTAAAGAGTGCCAACTTTGAAGTTGAAGTGGGATATCTTTTCGGTGAGATGCCAGATGCCCCCGAACTAATGCCGTATAACCTACAAAATGTTTATGTGCCAAGGAATCACTGGACATAA